The Cloacibacillus sp. genome contains the following window.
CGGTTGAATGCCTGCTGCCGGGTTATTCGGATAACGCCACGGCCGAACAGGGGCAGAGCTGGGTGTCGTTTGACGGGAAAAATTTTGAGGATACAATGGTAAGTGCGGCAAAAGCAAAAGCGAATGTCTGTGTCAAAGCGTTCGCCACCGCCGCCGCGACTCCGGTCGCTTCATCTGGAGGCGGATGCAGCGCAGGTTTCGCGGCATTGGCGCTTTTGGCGCTGGTTCCTATAATTCTTAAAAAGAGAAGTTAATTTCTCATAATATTACAGATGAATGGCGGAGAGAAATTCCTCCGTCATTCATTTTTGTATTGATATTTTTGCGCACATATTTGATAAAACGGTGCCGGTAAAAGCGCGCAGACGGTAAAAGTTGCTCTGCCGCTTGACAAAACACCTGTAGGTGATTCATAATAACGGCTGTCGGGAAACCGCGCTTCAACTTAATATAACAAAATAGTAAAAACAGGCGACGTCTGTCTATTGACAGTTGTCGCTTTTTTGTTATAATTTCCATTTGTACGATTGTACATTCTCATCATATTCTCGAACGGGGAGGATGCTCCCATGCAGGTTAAACAGACTTCGGGTAAAGCATTTGAGCGGCGTGTAGTTTTTGGTAAAGAGAAAAATTTGATAGCACTGCCAGATCTGGTTGAGGTACAGCGTAACTCATACCAGTGGTTCTTTCAGGCCGACAGGGAGCCTGATATGCGTGCATCACAGGGGTTGCAGGAGCTTTTCGATGAAATTTTCCCCATCGAGAGTTATGACGGCTCTTTTGCACTGGAATTCGTAAGATATTATGTCGATCCTGTTCCTATCAGTCTGGATGAGGCTCGCAGCCGGGACCTTACATGGTCGAGACCGCTGCGTGCGACGATTCGTCTGATAAACAAAAAGACCGGCGAAATCAAGGAAGAAGAAATTTATCTCGGTGACTTTCCCGCGATGACGGAGAGAGGAACCTTCATCATCAACGGCACGGAGCGTGTCGTCGTAAACCAGCTGGCCCGTTCGGCCGGCGTCTATTACAGCGCTGACCTCGGTATTCCGGGGCAGGAGACCTTTGTGGCGAAGCTGATCCCCGACCGCGGAGCGTGGATCGAGTATGACCTCGCCCCTGGGGACGTGCTCTCCGTTAAGATCGACAATCGTAAGAAAATTCCCGTCACCATGATGCTGAGAGCCTTCGGCATCCAAAGCACGGATGAAATAATCTCTCTCTTTGACGGCAAAGAGGTGGAGAAGGACCTCGTTGACGACGACGTGCGCGGAATGCTCCTCGCAGAGGACATCCTCTCGAACGACGGTTCGGGGACGGTGGAGATCCGCAAGAACACCCGTCTCACTAAGGAACATATGGAGGTCCTCTGGAACCACGGACGCACCAAGGTGTGGGTCTGGGACATCGATCCCGCCCTCGCCGTGACGATCGAGCGCGACAATACCGACACTCCCGACGCGGCAATGTTGGAGCTCTTCCGCAAGCTGCGCCCCAACGAGCCTGCCCGTATGGAAAACGCGCGCGAGTATATTATGAGCATATTCTTCGATCCCAGAAGATATAACCTCGGACGTGTAGGACGTTACAAGATAAACCGCCGTCTGCAGCTGGATATTCCGAATACGGAAAGGCTGCTTACGGTCACCGACATAGTGGCGATAATCAAGGGACTTATCCGCCTGCGCGACGGCAGCGAGCACATGGACGACATCGACCATCTCGGCAACCGCCGCGTGCGCGCCGTCGGCGAACTGCTCCAGAACCAGGTCCGTATCGGACTGCTGCGTATGGAGCGTATCGCGCGCGAGCGTATGACGACGATGCCGGACCTCGCCACGGCGATGGCGAAGGATCTCATCAACGTGCGTCCGATATCGGCGGCGCTGCGTGAGTTCTTCGGCTCCGGACAGCTTTCCCAGTTTATGGACCAGACGAACCCGCTTGCGGAGCTGACGCACAGACGCCGTCTCTCCGCCCTCGGCCCCGGCGGCCTCTCTCGTGAACGCGCGGGATTCGAGGCCCGCGACGTCCACCATACGCACTATGGACGCGTGTGTCCGATCGAGACGCCGGAAGGTCCGAACATCGGACTTGTCACTTCGTTGGCGACCTTTGCCCGTATCAACGAATACGGCTTCCTGGTCTGTCCGCGCCGCAAAGTCGTGGACGGCAAGGTTACGGAGGAGATCGTCTACCTCTCCGCCGACGATGAGGACGAATACTATGTCGGACGCGCCGACCTGCCGATGGATGACGAGGGCAACGTCCTCCCGTCGCTGACCGGCGGCATCTACGTACGTCACCACGACAACACGATAGAGATAGACCCGAAGGAGCTTGACTACCTCGACATTTCGCCGAAGCAGATAGTCTCCATCTCGACGGCTCTTATCCCCTTCCTTGAGCATGACGACGCGAACCGCGCGCTGATGGGCTCCAACATGCAGCGTCAGGCGGTCCCCCTCGTATTTCCGGATTCACCGATCGTCGGAACGGGGATCGAGCACCGCATCGCTAAGGACTCCGGCTCCTGCGTAGTATCCCGCAGGGCTGGCACCGTCACCTACGTCGACGCCGACCTGATCGTCATCAGGACCGACGACGGCGGCCAGGACGAGTACCATATGCCGAAGTTCCGCCGTTCGAACCAGGGAACGGTCATTCACCAGCGCCCCCTTGTCTATACTGGGCAGCACGTGGACGCTAATGAGATAATCGGGGACGGTCAGGCCTGCGATCAGGGAGAGCTGGCTCTGGGACGCAACGTGGTGGTCGCCTTCGTCTCCTGGGAGGGCTACAACTTCGAAGACGCTATCCTGCTTTCTCAGAAGCTGGTAAAAGAAGATTTCTACACATCGATACATATAGAGGAATACGAGGTCGAGTCGCGCGATACGAAGCTTGGCCCCGAAGAAATTTCCCGCGACATCCCGAATGTCGGTGAGGACGCTCTTAAAAATCTTGACGAGGACGACGGCATCGTCCGCATCGGCGCGGAGGTCAAGGCTGGTGACATCCTTGTCGGCAAAGTCACGCCGAAGGGCGAGTCGGACCAGTCTCCGGAAGAGAAGCTGCTTCGCGCGATATTCGGCGAAAAGGCCCGCGAGGTGCGCGACACCTCTCTGCGCGTTCCCCACGGCGAAGGCGGAAAGGTCGTCGAGATCAAACGTCTGAGCCGCGAAAAGAACAGCGAGGACCTCAGCCCCGGAGTCAACGAAGTGGTGAAGGTATACGTCGCCCAGTTCCGTAAGATAACCGAGGGCGACAAGATGGCCGGACGCCACGGAAACAAGGGCGTCGTCTCCCGCATCATGGCGGAAGAGGATATGCCCTATCTCTCGGACGGCACCCCGGTCGACGTCGTGCTGAACCCGCTGGGCGTCCCCAGCCGTATGAACCTGGGACAGGTTCTTGAGACGATGCTCGGCTTTGTCGCGATGCAGAAGGGCTATAAGGTGGTAACGCCTGTCTTCGAGTCGGCGACGGCTGAGGATATCGCCCCCGACGTCAAGTGGATACAGCAGAACAAGTATCCCGAGATGCGCGACGACTGCAAGATAACGATTTATGACGGCCGCACCGGAGAGCCGATGGCGAACCAGGTAATGGTCGGCGTCATGTACATGCTTAAGCTGATACACCTTGTCGACGACAAGATCCACGCGCGTTCGATAGGGCCGTACAGCCTCATCACGCAGCAGCCGCTCGGCGGAAAGACGCAGTTCGGAGGCCAGCGTTTCGGAGAGATGGAAGTCTGGGCCCTCGAAGGATACGGCGCGGCGCATATGCTGCAGGAGATGCTGACGGTGAAGTCCGACGATATCCGCGGACGCCTTAAGACCTATGAACGTATAGTGAAGGGCGAGAATCTTGCGAAGCCGGGCGTGCCGGAATCATTCCGTGTCCTTATCAAAGAGCTTCAGGGACTGGCGCTTGATGTGGAGATCATGTACGCGGACGGCAGCTTCGGCGAGCTGGTCCTGAATGACGACGATGACGAGAGAGGCCCGCGTCACGTCTCGTTCAAACCTGACGCGACGGTGGATGACCTTGACGCCGTCTTCAACCAAGACGTTGCGGTGCCGGCGAAGGCCGCCGGTTCCAACGACCTCTTTAACGAGAGCGCGGTGGAATACAGCGGGCTTGAGCTGCACGAGACCGACGAAGAGCGTGACGCCGCCATCCTGAGCGACGATTTATTTGAAAGTGATCCACAGACCGGTGAGCAGGGGGATGAAGATTAATGGCAAATGTGAGTCATGAGATCGCCGGAGTAAGAATGAAACTTTCCTCTCCCGAGAGAGTCCGCGAGCTCTCCAGCGGAGAGGTCAAAAAGCCGGAGACGATAAACTACAGATCTCTCCGCCCGGAAAAGGACGGTCTTTTCTGCGAGCGTATCTTTGGCCCCATCAGGAGCTATGAGTGTGCCTGCGGAAAGTATAAGCGCAGCGGCCCGAAGTTCCGGGGAGTCGTCTGCGAACGCTGCGGCGTTGAGGTTACCGACAACCGTGTGCGTCGTGAGAAGATGGGGCATATAGAGCTTGCCGCGCCTGTCGTCCACATCTGGTATCTGCGCGGAATCCCGAGCCGCCTTAGCCTTCTGCTGGGAGCCTCGACGAAGGAACTTGAAAAGGTCGTTTACTTCGCCCCGACACGCCGCCGCGAGAAGGTCTACAAGGTGGTCAACGAGGGGCGCAGGATAGATCTTGCGCGCCGTGGCTCGCTGATGTCGGCCTCGGAGGAGCGTATCCACCGTTTCTACGATCCTAAGTTCAAGGCCGAAGAGGCGTTCCGCATTACGAAGGTGGAAGAGGTCCCCGTGGATGAGGGAGATATTGTTACGGCGGCTCAGGTTAGCCGTTTCCGCAGCGATTACGGCGACGACCTGTTTAAGGTCGAGCCTGCCTTCCGCGTATATAAGTCTGACGACGCTGAAAACAGCGTTGAGATGGTCTCCGATACCAAGAAAAAGGTGATGCTTGCGCGCGAACCGGAGCTCAAGGCCGAGCGCGCCGTGCTCAACAATCAGGAGGCCTATATCGTCACCGCCGTTGTCCGTATGCCCTTCGCGAAGAACGACGTCATCTCTGAGAGCGAGTACCGTCTCTATTCACAGAAATATCCGAAGCGTTTCCAGACTGCGGAGGAGACGGAGACCATAGAAGATCCCTGCTACATCGTCATCGAAGGCGGAGAATCTCCCTTCGTGCGCGGCGACATCGTACTGGAGCGCGAAGAGGTCATCTGCGCCGCCTACGATAAGGGCTTCCAGGCCGGAATCGGCGCGGAGGGCGTCTATACGCTGCTCTGCCAGATAAATATAGACACGCTTGTCGACCAGCTTCGCGAGGAGATCGCCGAGTGCTCTGGCCAGAAAAAGCGCAAGCTCATCAAACGCCTGCAGGTCGCGGAGGATTTCCGGAAGAGCGATTCACGTCCCGAGTGGATGGTACTCTCCGTCCTTCCCGTCATCCCGCCGGACCTTCGCCCGATGGTCCAGCTTGACGGCGGACGTTTCGCGACATCGGACCTCAACGACCTCTACCGCAGGGTCATAAACCGCAATAACCGCCTGCGCAAACTCCAGGAGCTTAAAGCGCCGGAGATCATCGTGCGCAATGAAAAGAGGATGCTTCAGGAGTCCGTTGACGCCCTTATCGACAACGGGCGCCGCGGCAAGGCGGTCCTCGGTGCCGGCAACCGCCCGCTCAAGAGCCTTACGGACCTTCTGCGCGGGAAGAAGGGACGCTTCCGTCAGAACCTTCTCGGAAAGCGTGTCGACTATTCGGGACGTTCCGTCATCGTCATCGGGCCGCACCTCAAGATATACCAGTGCGGACTTCCGAAGCAGATGGCGCTTGAGCTCTTCAAGCCCTTTGTCATGCATAAGCTTGTCGAGAGCGGCCTCGCGCCGAACGTCAAGAGCGCCCGCCGCTTTATAGAGCGCGGCCGCGACGAGGTGTGGGGTATCCTTGAAGGTATCATCAAGGACCATCCCGTAATGCTGAACCGCGCCCCGACGCTGCACCGTCTTGGCATACAGGCTTTTGAGCCGGTGCTGATCGAGGGTAAGGCGATATGCCTCCATCCGCTCGTCTGCACGGCCTTCAACGCTGACTTCGACGGAGACCAGATGGCCGTTCACGTACCGCTTTCGCTGGAGGCGCAGACCGAGGCCCGGGTGCTCATGCTCTCCTCGAACAACCTGTTCTCGCCTGCGAGCGGCAAGCCGGTAGTTACTCCGACCCAGGATATAATCCTTGGCGTCTACTACCTGACGACCCTCAGAGAGGGGCTCAAGGGCGAGGATATGTACTTCCGTGATACGGAAGACGTCCTTTCCGCCCTCGATCACGGCATAGTTCACATCAATTCCAAGATCCGCCTCATGAAAGACCCCGCGTGGGAGTGCGAGACGATCGATGGAAAGTGGATAGAGACCTCGCCTGGACGCGTGCTCTTCAACTGCGCGCTGCACCCCGGCTTCCGCTATAAGAACGAGACTATAAATAAGAAGGAAATGGGCAAGCTTCTTGACGAGGCATACGACAAGGTCGGACAGACCGGCATGGTCGAGATGCTAGACGCGATAAAGACGCTCGGTTACCGCTGGTCGACGGTCAGCGGCATCAGCCTTGGAGTCGGCGACGTCATCGTTCCGAAAGAGAAAAAAGAGATACTTGACGTAACGCTCGTTCAGGAAGAGGACCTTACCAGCCAGTACGAAATGGGTATCCTCACCGAGGATGAATACATGCGTCAGAAAGATATCCTCTGGTCGGACGCCGGACGCCGCATCGCCGACAAGATCATGGACAGCATGCAGATGACGAACCCGCTGCGTATCATGGTCGATTCGGGAGCCCGAGGCTCACGCGGACAGGTCGCGCAGATGGCCGGTATTCGCGGACTGATGGCCGACCCCTCAGGTCGCATCATCCGTTACCCGATCGTCGCTAACTTTAAAGAGGGGCTCAATACGCTGGAATACTTCATTTCCACGCACGGAGCGCGAAAAGGTCTCGCCGACACCGCTCTTCGTACCGCTAAATCCGGTTATCTGACGCGCCGTCTCGTTGACGTCGCCCAGGACCTGATCGTCATGGACGAGGACTGCGGCACACACAGCGGCGTTGAGATTCGTCCGCTGCTTCAGCAGGACGGTAAGGCGACTATCTCCATGTCAGAGCGCCTCGCTGGCCGTATCAGCGTCGCCGACGTCAAACATCCCGAGACCGGAGAGCTTTTGCTGGAAAGAAACGAAGAGATCAGCGTTGAGAAGGCGAAATATATAGAATCGCTCGGCATAACGTCAGTATGGGTACGCAGCCCGCTCACCTGCGGACTTCGCCACGGCATCTGCCGCGCCTGCTATGGCCGCGACCTGGCAACGCGCAAGAAGGTCGCCATCGGTGAATCCGTCGGCGTCGTTGCGGCGCAGTCCATAGGCGAGCCTGGAACCCAGCTTACGATGCGTACCTTCCATACGGGAGGTGTCCGCCAGTT
Protein-coding sequences here:
- the rpoB gene encoding DNA-directed RNA polymerase subunit beta, whose translation is MQVKQTSGKAFERRVVFGKEKNLIALPDLVEVQRNSYQWFFQADREPDMRASQGLQELFDEIFPIESYDGSFALEFVRYYVDPVPISLDEARSRDLTWSRPLRATIRLINKKTGEIKEEEIYLGDFPAMTERGTFIINGTERVVVNQLARSAGVYYSADLGIPGQETFVAKLIPDRGAWIEYDLAPGDVLSVKIDNRKKIPVTMMLRAFGIQSTDEIISLFDGKEVEKDLVDDDVRGMLLAEDILSNDGSGTVEIRKNTRLTKEHMEVLWNHGRTKVWVWDIDPALAVTIERDNTDTPDAAMLELFRKLRPNEPARMENAREYIMSIFFDPRRYNLGRVGRYKINRRLQLDIPNTERLLTVTDIVAIIKGLIRLRDGSEHMDDIDHLGNRRVRAVGELLQNQVRIGLLRMERIARERMTTMPDLATAMAKDLINVRPISAALREFFGSGQLSQFMDQTNPLAELTHRRRLSALGPGGLSRERAGFEARDVHHTHYGRVCPIETPEGPNIGLVTSLATFARINEYGFLVCPRRKVVDGKVTEEIVYLSADDEDEYYVGRADLPMDDEGNVLPSLTGGIYVRHHDNTIEIDPKELDYLDISPKQIVSISTALIPFLEHDDANRALMGSNMQRQAVPLVFPDSPIVGTGIEHRIAKDSGSCVVSRRAGTVTYVDADLIVIRTDDGGQDEYHMPKFRRSNQGTVIHQRPLVYTGQHVDANEIIGDGQACDQGELALGRNVVVAFVSWEGYNFEDAILLSQKLVKEDFYTSIHIEEYEVESRDTKLGPEEISRDIPNVGEDALKNLDEDDGIVRIGAEVKAGDILVGKVTPKGESDQSPEEKLLRAIFGEKAREVRDTSLRVPHGEGGKVVEIKRLSREKNSEDLSPGVNEVVKVYVAQFRKITEGDKMAGRHGNKGVVSRIMAEEDMPYLSDGTPVDVVLNPLGVPSRMNLGQVLETMLGFVAMQKGYKVVTPVFESATAEDIAPDVKWIQQNKYPEMRDDCKITIYDGRTGEPMANQVMVGVMYMLKLIHLVDDKIHARSIGPYSLITQQPLGGKTQFGGQRFGEMEVWALEGYGAAHMLQEMLTVKSDDIRGRLKTYERIVKGENLAKPGVPESFRVLIKELQGLALDVEIMYADGSFGELVLNDDDDERGPRHVSFKPDATVDDLDAVFNQDVAVPAKAAGSNDLFNESAVEYSGLELHETDEERDAAILSDDLFESDPQTGEQGDED
- the rpoC gene encoding DNA-directed RNA polymerase subunit beta'; this translates as MANVSHEIAGVRMKLSSPERVRELSSGEVKKPETINYRSLRPEKDGLFCERIFGPIRSYECACGKYKRSGPKFRGVVCERCGVEVTDNRVRREKMGHIELAAPVVHIWYLRGIPSRLSLLLGASTKELEKVVYFAPTRRREKVYKVVNEGRRIDLARRGSLMSASEERIHRFYDPKFKAEEAFRITKVEEVPVDEGDIVTAAQVSRFRSDYGDDLFKVEPAFRVYKSDDAENSVEMVSDTKKKVMLAREPELKAERAVLNNQEAYIVTAVVRMPFAKNDVISESEYRLYSQKYPKRFQTAEETETIEDPCYIVIEGGESPFVRGDIVLEREEVICAAYDKGFQAGIGAEGVYTLLCQINIDTLVDQLREEIAECSGQKKRKLIKRLQVAEDFRKSDSRPEWMVLSVLPVIPPDLRPMVQLDGGRFATSDLNDLYRRVINRNNRLRKLQELKAPEIIVRNEKRMLQESVDALIDNGRRGKAVLGAGNRPLKSLTDLLRGKKGRFRQNLLGKRVDYSGRSVIVIGPHLKIYQCGLPKQMALELFKPFVMHKLVESGLAPNVKSARRFIERGRDEVWGILEGIIKDHPVMLNRAPTLHRLGIQAFEPVLIEGKAICLHPLVCTAFNADFDGDQMAVHVPLSLEAQTEARVLMLSSNNLFSPASGKPVVTPTQDIILGVYYLTTLREGLKGEDMYFRDTEDVLSALDHGIVHINSKIRLMKDPAWECETIDGKWIETSPGRVLFNCALHPGFRYKNETINKKEMGKLLDEAYDKVGQTGMVEMLDAIKTLGYRWSTVSGISLGVGDVIVPKEKKEILDVTLVQEEDLTSQYEMGILTEDEYMRQKDILWSDAGRRIADKIMDSMQMTNPLRIMVDSGARGSRGQVAQMAGIRGLMADPSGRIIRYPIVANFKEGLNTLEYFISTHGARKGLADTALRTAKSGYLTRRLVDVAQDLIVMDEDCGTHSGVEIRPLLQQDGKATISMSERLAGRISVADVKHPETGELLLERNEEISVEKAKYIESLGITSVWVRSPLTCGLRHGICRACYGRDLATRKKVAIGESVGVVAAQSIGEPGTQLTMRTFHTGGVRQFTGEDITQGLPRIEQLFEVRRPKKVAILAEDTGTLVEIREMDGKRKLIIAKQAEDGTEERISYNIPASQNLLSGVEEGCQITKGMLLTEGYIDPQQLLEVEGLEAVQHYLLDGIQEVYRSQGVSINDKHIETILRKVAPVNRVRVVKEGDSAFVSGELVWKEDLEKAVDDIKEENDNSLNESYNFLKDYKFVDVPGETAVEGEGREAVFTREGLSELLQPGSLATEIIIEDEEGPVRVIIGDANFRRSMEGLEIIEDFVSPETEETLVSAGTRLTSAELAAIVGCQPKPILIRDMNLLEGNKEKSWFASDVEDGGKVIIKVDSLLDDEAIALLKSHNIRQIKLWKAPEIINLTDAMHHVLIEHFFGKAITQAINADGEVIEDIPHVIDGSVVRGFVEGAISGVECDDMIITKERIVKLLLTERALGKILLEPVTDEDGSVVVEAAQEITSSVLDKIAASAAGSITLRSKAAASEYKKLLQRVSFVRRLREEPQWRPVVHGVTKAALATDSFLSAASFQQTAQVLAAAAVRGDVDSLVGLKENVIIGLLIPAGTGIKRHRKVEIREEQDIPSELEFMEASFKE